In Oryza sativa Japonica Group chromosome 11, ASM3414082v1, the following are encoded in one genomic region:
- the LOC107275482 gene encoding disease resistance protein RGA4, producing the protein METAVLSTLLNMLGPKLYTFLQENHELRRNLEHDIRYIRNELRMIGAVIDEHERGQMNHGGPLQGAWIHGARELAYDMEDCIDRFMHRMTSGHRLATMAVRTKFATVIQKLRKKSEDLSKLRANYTTAGNGNGDCQASTSGTMSSFETTHIPTADTVPVGMDGPRDEILELIMETQSQPNQLKVISLVGFGGLGKTLLAKQIYENTTICTQFEPQAWVSAAGKSARDVLKEILCQLGFQSQAQEDDVSKLITSLKKCLHSKRFFIVIDDIQREYWNSTIKDAFPVDTGSSSIVLVTTAIHSIANACSSGNGHVYMMSTLDKKYSRKLFLREASWGDYPPGSETVLSTKCDGLPLALVSTAQFLKSKGQQLPQEYAKLCGNLGMHLEREDTLERMKHVLVHNYTSLPGHVIKACLLYFGIFPSGHPVRRGKLIRRWSAEGLVEADPLRSSLDVATDYFNELINRSIIQPVATSSNTEVKTCQTHGMMLEFILHKSMCDDFITLLYDQACLPDKIRCLTVQHNSTRRGRMNSDIDLSHVRSLTIFGEAEDSVLEFSSYELLRVLDLEECENLKDEHLRKICKLLLLRYLSLGGTVTMLPKEITKLKFLETLDVRRTKIKVLPIQVIKLPCLTHLFGNFKLQDVGQKISKLQKYLSEKSKLETLAGFFANNDQGFPQLIDHMKNLAKVKIWCESETPSNSSSNTIHLSKAIQVFIQRGTNMNDVRSLSLNFGGCFQDQENMLKFSLEDSCYLSSLKLKGKINILPPFVTLLKGLTELCLSSSDKLNRDVLAALSNVRCLHYLKLITPNLEKFVIGQGPLKSLRRLCIMVQTMTEPEIQQGALPNLESFRLLCKDLNGLCGINIQYIGPECLKEVALDKRISEETKKKWKETVKNHPRWPKVSFVNTGEVGQMQNMEVAQPTEDAAALALAAGSLRPVPVFRRPKADQERTLDLCSMGQTSRESCSNTEPYFKTNGTSPGKLNPVNDECHHFC; encoded by the exons ATGGAGACTGCTGTGCTGAGCACTCTTCTGAACATGCTAGGGCCGAAGCTCTACACCTTCTTGCAAGAGAACCATGAGCTGCGGCGGAACCTGGAACACGACATACGGTACATCCGGAACGAGCTCCGGATGATCGGCGCGGTGATCGATGAGCACGAACGCGGGCAGATGAACCACGGTGGCCCTCTGCAGGGGGCTTGGATCCATGGCGCGCGCGAGCTGGCCTACGACATGGAGGACTGCATCGACCGCTTCATGCACCGTATGACAAGTGGCCATAGGCTCGCCACAATGGCCGTCCGCACCAAGTTTGCCACCGTGATCCAGAAGCTCCGGAAGAAATCGGAGGATCTGTCTAAGCTGAGAGCAAACTACACAACCGCTGGCAACGGCAATGGTGATTGCCAAGCAAGCACCTCCGGGACCATGTCGTCATTTGAGACGACACATATCCCCACAGCTGACACCGTCCCTGTGGGAATGGACGGGCCAAGGGATGAGATTCTTGAGCTGATCATGGAAACACAAAGCCAGCCCAATCAGCTCAAGGTCATCTCCCTTGTCGGGTTTGGCGGGTTAGGGAAGACCCTCCTCGCCAAGCAAATCTATGAGAACACCACCATTTGCACACAATTCGAACCACAGGCCTGGGTTTCCGCAGCAGGGAAGAGTGCGAGGGACGTCCTCAAGGAGATACTATGCCAGCTTGGCTTCCAATCGCAAGCACAGGAGGACGATGTCAGCAAGCTCATCACAAGTCTGAAAAAATGCCTCCACTCCAAGAG GTTCTTCATTGTAATTGATGACATCCAGAGGGAATATTGGAACAGTACTATAAAAGATGCTTTCCCTGTAGATACAGGATCAAGCAGCATAGTGCTGGTGACGACGGCCATCCATTCCATAGCAAATGCCTGCAGCTCTGGTAATGGTCATGTATATATGATGAGCACTCTTGACAAAAAATACTCAAGAAAACTATTCTTAAGAGAAGCATCATGGGGTGACTACCCACCTGGTTCAGAAACAGTGCTGAGTACTAAATGTGATGGTTTACCACTTGCCCTTGTATCAACAGCCCAATTCTTGAAAAGTAAAGGTCAACAGCTACCACAAGAATATGCAAAGTTGTGTGGCAATCTGGGTATGCATCTGGAAAGAGAGGATACTTTAGAAAGAATGAAGCATGTACTTGTTCACAACTATACCAGCCTTCCTGGCCATGTTATCAAGGCCTGCTTGCTCTATTTTGGTATTTTCCCCAGTGGCCATCCGGTCAGGAGAGGAAAACTGATAAGGCGATGGTCAGCTGAAGGGCTTGTTGAGGCAGACCCTCTCCGAAGTTCTCTGGATGTTGCTACAGACTACTTCAACGAGCTGATCAACCGGAGCATCATTCAGCCTGTTGCTACGAGCAGTAACACTGAGGTGAAGACATGCCAAACTCACGGCATGATGCTTGAGTTCATCCTGCATAAGTCCATGTGCGATGACTTCATTACGTTGCTATATGATCAAGCTTGCCTGCCTGACAAAATACGTTGCCTTACTGTGCAACATAACAGCACCAGAAGGGGCAGAATGAACTCAGACATTGATTTATCTCATGTTCGGTCTTTGACAATCTTCGGAGAGGCAGAAGACTCTGTTTTAGAATTCTCCAGTTATGAACTACTGAGAGTTTTGGATCTTGAAGAATGTGAAAATTTGAAAGATGAACATCTCAGGAAGATATGCAAGCTGTTGCTGCTCAGGTATTTAAGCCTTGGGGGCACTGTTACAATGCTCCCAAAGGAGATCACAAAACTGAAATTTTTGGAGACACTCGATGTACGAAGAACAAAGATAAAAGTTCTGCCCATACAAGTCATCAAGCTGCCATGCTTGACACATCTATTTGGAAATTTCAAACTTCAAGATGTAGGCCAGAAAATTAGCAAGCTACAGAAGTATCTGTCTGAGAAAAGTAAGCTGGAGACACTAGCGGGATTTTTTGCCAATAATGACCAAGGATTTCCTCAACTCATTGATCATATGAAAAACTTGGCCAAGGTTAAAATATGGTGCGAGAGCGAGACCCCTTCCAATTCTAGCAGCAACACTATTCACCTTTCAAAGGCCATTCAAGTTTTCATCCAGAGGGGCACCAATATGAACGATGTCCGCTCGCTTTCTCTGAATTTTGGGGGGTGCTTCCAAGACCAAGAGAATATGCTGAAGTTTTCCCTGGAAGATTCCTGCTACTTAAGCTCTCTGAAGCTAAAAggcaaaataaacatattaccTCCATTTGTAACCTTGCTGAAAGGTCTTACTGAGCTGTGTCTATCATCCTCTGATAAGCTCAACAGGGATGTTCTTGCTGCTCTAAGCAATGTTCGCTGTTTGCATTACCTCAAACTGATTACAcctaatctggaaaagtttgtCATAGGACAGGGTCCACTCAAAAGCCTACGACGCTTGTGCATCATGGTGCAAACCATGACCGAGCCAGAAATCCAACAGGGGGCTCTGCCAAATCTGGAGTCATTCCGGCTGCTCTGTAAGGATCTAAATGGGCTATGTGGCATCAACATCCAGTACATCGGCCCCGAATGCCTCAAGGAGGTTGCTCTTGACAAAAGAATTAGcgaagaaacaaaaaagaagtgGAAGGAAACAGTGAAGAACCATCCTAGATGGCCCAAGGTCTCATTTGTTAATACAGGAGAGGTTGGTCAGATGCAGAATATGGAGGTTGCTCAGCCTACAGAGGATGCTGCAGCACTGGCTTTGGCTGCCGGCTCCCTAAGGCCGGTTCCGGTTTTTAGACGTCCAAAGGCAGATCAAGAAAGGACCTTAGATCTCTGTTCCATGGGCCAAACCTCTAGGGAATCTTGCAGCAATACTGAGCCATACTTCAAAACTAATGGGACTTCACCAGGCAAGCTGAACCCTGTGAATGATGAATGTCACCATTTCTGCTAG
- the LOC136354178 gene encoding disease resistance protein RGA4-like gives MGSLLSRLAELLSLEENQLQEGVRNRVRQFSRGLKTMDTTLRLVANIPRDHQLDEQVRLWAHDVRMLSYDLEDVVDTVLISLRVGSDPEQADLEMLMRLVAKMNDQLFNGSVEYGQMFSDAVAKQRLRYVATKHGAGNYTAVGHPTHDPYTKAMSTKLVGIDGPRDEVIEMLSMGDQSKLKIVSVFGFGGLGKTTLVKELWIYPAMKDFSMGFATAMQFVKDLGKLSELRVLKTRIHGWDQSMEIALVESLHNFHKIQLLELHVLARTGHGNSWKDA, from the exons ATGGGCAGCCTGCTCTCTAGGCTGGCCGAGCTGCTCAGTTTGGAGGAGAACCAGCTGCAGGAGGGCGTAAGGAACCGGGTCAGGCAGTTCTCTAGGGGTCTCAAGACCATGGATACCACCCTACGCTTGGTGGCCAACATTCCACGGGATCATCAGCTTGACGAGCAGGTCAGGCTCTGGGCTCACGATGTGCGCATGCTGTCCTACGACCTGGAGGACGTCGTCGACACCGTCCTCATCTCCTTGCGTGTCGGCTCTGACCCCGAGCAAGCCGACCTTGAGATGCTGATGCGCCTCGTGGCGAAGATGAATGATCAGCTGTTCAATGGGAGCGTGGAGTACGGTCAGATGTTCTCCGACGCCGTCGCGAAGCAGCGACTTCGATATGTGGCTACCAAGCATGGCGCAGGCAATTACACTGCTGTTGGTCATCCTACCCATGATCCATACACAAAGGCAATGTCAACAAAGCTTGTTGGCATTGACGGACCAAGGGATGAGGTCATAGAGATGCTGTCCATGGGGGATCAGAGCAAGTTGAAGATCGTCTCCGTTTTCGGATTTGGAGGCTTGGGCAAGACCACTCTTGTGAAA GAACTGTGGATATACCCTGCTATGAAGGACTTTAGCATGGGATTTGCCACCGCTATGCAGTTTGTGAAGGATTTGGGTAAGCTTAGTGAACTGAGGGTGCTCAAGACAAGGATCCATGGGTGGGATCAGAGCATGGAAATAGCTCTGGTGGAGTCCCTTCACAATTTTCACAAGATCCAGCTTTTGGAACTTCATG TTCTGGCAAGAACAGGACATGGAAACTCTTGGAAGGATGCCTGA
- the LOC107279369 gene encoding disease resistance protein RGA5-like, translating to MLFTNTITKFSCLHLLVGVHPFPFHMVSLLHLQVYAITPINSTSLDVTQFGGKNRVIQAISSSLGTMGCLITKLDMLLDQGCKLPKGVKNRILLLKGDLEEVGTYLEDLSKVDDPHLMAKCWMKEVRELSYDIEDYTYNIEDKIKLAGHVHLNTKTRFVCRINHLKISGVPRRLKWHQQIGSMISEFRIYVQEAIERYERYDLHSCTYRQRYASVSYVLSTPYEQTADLVIDGRTSKFIKWLANDGDPKLKMVSIVGCGGIGKTTLAKLFYNKFGGRFDCRAFIQVPQKPNMKRLFCDIISQVQQNNPHEDCKELELIDNIRRHLQDKRYLIIIDNLSAASVWDILNQAFPECTQRSRIITTTRIISVALNCCLHRSEYIFEMKPLGDDCSRKLFFKGLFGSERDCPHRFKEASNKIVQICGGLPLAIIIIASLLASQPVVSMRLWIHICNSLRPDLWTDSTSDGMKQVLNLCYNNLPHYLKNCMLYLNKYPEGYKISKDALVKAWVAEGFINVTKDLGMEKVAARYFDELIGRRFIQPIEINYNDEVSSCTVHDLVRDLIAQKSADENFIVIIDGYRKNVGLIDKVRRLSVQFFYSKYTKVPSNIKRSQVRSLTFFGLLRCMPSITDFKLIRVLNLQLVGHLGENTLDLTGISVLFQLKYLKIVCDICIELPNQMRGLQLLETMDMKTKLTAVPWDVFHLPGLLHLYLLLEPNLLDWIGQMKSTITLDASSNSSQGNLNNLQDICLSCCALPSEHLQRNMETLGSLLGAVSNLKTLSIVSSSNQNVDMVSGTSDATVAWDFLTPPRFLQRFEWLLHDCIFSKIPEWIGELDNLCILNIAVRELVKNGINILRGLPALTSLSLNVHTTSIEKVIFDKGGFSVLKYLEFRCSAPWLKFESDALPNLRKLKLVFNSLFENIHGTAPISIEHLSCLEEISAKIRGGGNVEFPLTSAISNHPGNPRINFQLVDGVFYGDEDEEHATPTMGLEGRCWETVSGDSDGVGRCPQPNHVLENVLLESILQFLTTARDRNMASLVCRYWYHAEAETRQELFIRNCYAVSPNRVIERFRGLRSITLKGRPCFADSTLVPKGWGAYASPWVAALGPAYPHLKCIFLKRMTVSDNDLRLIAQSFPQLRELSLMSCDKFSATGLAIIAEQCRHLHVLDLINDKVEDTVDKQVDWISMFPKPSTSLESLLFSCVDTPCNFESLEALVARSPGLCQLGVNRHVTVEQLCCLMAIAPNLTHLGTGVFRSKTGYPAGEAPPSVSELATYFAACRSLHSLSGLQDANPDYLPAIYPVCANLTSLNISSATLTGQQLAPIIRSCGNLRTFCVRDSIGDDGLSAIAETCLDLQDLRVYRLLRGSEHHLSVSDVGLETISKGCQKLKTLTYYCGSMTNAAMVIMSSNCPNLEVFRLSILKTYLPDRITGEPMDEGFGAIVMNCKKLSRLSTSGLVTDKAFAYIGQYGKSIKTLSVAFSGNTDMSLRYVFEGCTRLQKLEVRECPFGDEGLLSGLSHFWNMRFLWMSSCRVTMTGCRYVAQQMPNLVAEVISGHSGNEDVTADNVDHLYLYRSLAGPRDDAPSFVKIL from the exons ATGCTTTTCACAAACACCATCACCAAATTTTCATGCCTCCATTTGCTTGTGGGTGTTCatccatttccctttcacatgGTTTCCCTTTTGCATTTACAGGTATATGCAATAACGCCAATTAACTCCACATCTTTGGATGTTACACAATTTGGAGGCAAAAACAGAGTAATACAGGCAATCAGTTCATCCCTAGGCACTATGGGATGCCTCATTACCAAGCTGGACATGCTGTTGGATCAAGGATGCAAGCTACCAAAGGGGGTTAAGAACAGGATACTGCTCCTTAAAGGTGATCTTGAAGAAGTAGGCACATACCTTGAGGACCTGTCAAAGGTGGACGACCCTCACCTAATGGCCAAGTGTTGGATGAAGGAGGTGCGTGAGCTGTCCTATGATATCGAGGATTACACTTACAACATTGAGGACAAAATTAAGCTTGCAGGGCATGTCCATCTAAATACCAAGACCAGATTTGTCTGCAGGATCAACCATCTGAAGATTAGTGGTGTTCCTAGAAGACTCAAGTGGCACCAACAGATCGGAAGCATGATATCGGAATTCAGGATTTATGTCCAAGAGGCAATAGAACGGTACGAACGGTACGATCTCCACAGTTGCACCTATAGACAAAGATATGCGTCCGTTAGCTATGTTCTATCAACACCCTATGAACAAACTGCTGACCTAGTCATTGATGGGCGGACGAGCAAGTTTATCAAATGGCTGGCCAATGATGGGGATCCAAAGCTCAAGATGGTATCTATTGTCGGATGTGGTGGTATTGGTAAAACTACACTTGCCAAGCTTTTCTACAACAAATTTGGTGGACGATTCGACTGTAGAGCTTTCATCCAGGTTCCCCAAAAGCCTAATATGAAAAGGCTCTTCTGCGACATAATCTCCCAGGTCCAGCAAAATAACCCCCACGAAGATTGTAAGGAGCTTGAACTTATTGATAATATCAGGAGACATCTACAAGATAAAAG GTATTTAATTATCATTGACAATTTATCGGCTGCTTCTGTGTGGGATATTCTAAATCAAGCTTTTCCAGAGTGTACTCAGCGGAGCAGAATTATAACAACTACAAGAATTATAAGTGTTGCATTAAATTGTTGCCTTCATCGTTCGGAGTATATTTTTGAGATGAAACCTCTTGGAGATGATTGCTCAagaaaactattttttaaagGACTTTTTGGCTCTGAAAGGGATTGTCCTCATAGATTCAAAGAAGCTTCaaataaaattgttcaaatatGTGGTGGTTTGCCACTAGCAATAATCATCATAGCTAGCCTTTTGGCAAGTCAGCCTGTTGTTTCAATGCGGCTATGGATACACATTTGCAATTCTTTAAGACCAGATTTGTGGACAGATTCTACTTCAGATGGAATGAAACAAGTACTAAACCTCTGCTACAACAATCTTCCTCATTATTTGAAGAATTGCATGCTCTATCTTAATAAATATCCTGAGGGCTACAAAATCAGCAAGGATGCTTTGGTGAAGGCATGGGTGGCTGAAGGTTTTATCAATGTAACAAAGGACCTTGGCATGGAGAAAGTTGCAGCAAGATATTTCGACGAACTTATTGGTAGAAGATTCATCCAACCTATTGAAATCAACTACAATGATGAGGTGTCATCCTGTACAGTTCATGACTTGGTACGCGATCTAATTGCACAAAAGTCTGCAGATGAGAATTTCATAGTGATAATAGATGGTTATCGAAAGAATGTGGGGCTCATTGATAAGGTTCGACGACTTTCTGTTCAGTTTTTCTATTCGAAATATACAAAGGTGCCATCAAATATCAAAAGATCACAAGTTCGTTCACTTACCTTTTTTGGACTGTTAAGGTGTATGCCTTCTATTACAGACTTTAAGCTTATTCGTGTTTTAAACCTTCAATTAGTTGGTCATCTCGGTGAGAACACATTAGACCTCACTGGGATTTCTGTACTGTTTCAACTGAAATATTTGAAGATTGTGTGCGATATCTGCATTGAACTACCAAACCAAATGCGAGGGCTACAACTCTTGGAAACAATGGACATGAAAACGAAACTCACTGCTGTTCCATGGGATGTTTTCCATCTGCCAGGCTTGCTGCATCTCTATCTTCTCTTAGAGCCAAATCTGCTGGACTGGATTGGACAGATGAAATCTACCATTACACTGGATGCGAGCAGTAACTCATCACAGGGCAATCTGAACAACCTGCAGGATATTTGTCTCAGCTGTTGTGCATTGCCTTCTGAACATCTACAAAGAAACATGGAAACACTGGGATCTTTACTTGGGGCAGTCAGCAATCTGAAAACACTCTCTATAGTTTCTAGCAGTAATCAAAATGTTGATATGGTTTCCGGAACCTCAGATGCAACTGTTGCTTGGGATTTCTTGACACCTCCTCGTTTTCTGCAGAGATTTGAGTGGCTTCTACATGATTGCATCTTCTCCAAAATTCCCGAATGGATTGGAGAACTTGACAACCTCTGCATTTTAAATATTGCAGTAAGGGAACTTGTCAAGAATGGCATTAATATTCTCAGGGGATTGCCTGCCCTCACTTCTCTGTCATTGAATGTGCATACAACGTCCATTGAAAAGGTCATCTTTGACAAGGGGGGATTCTCAGTTCTAAAGTACTTGGAGTTCAGATGCAGTGCACCTTGGCTGAAATTTGAGTCGGATGCATTGCCTAATCTCAGGAAGCTCAAGTTAGTCTTTAATTCCCTCTTTGAAAATATACATGGCACTGCACCCATCAGCATCGAACACTTGTCATGCCTCGAGGAGATCTCTGCAAAAATTAGGGGTGGGGGCAATGTAGAGTTTCCATTAACATCTGCTATTAGCAATCATCCAGGCAACCCTAGAATCAATTTTCAGTTGGTGGATGGGGTTTTTTACGGCGATGAAGACGAAGAACATGCAACTCCAACTATGGGATTGGAAGGTCGATGTTGGGAGACGGTGAGTGGCGATAGTGACGGTGTGGGGAGGTGTCCGCAGCCCAACCATGTGCTTGAGAATGTACTGCTGGAAAGCATTCTCCAGTTCCTCACAACGGCACGTGATAGGAACATGGCATCGCTAGTCTGTCGCTACTGGTACCATGCTGAGGCGGAGACACGGCAAGAGCTCTTCATCAGAAACTGTTATGCTGTTTCTCCGAATCGTGTCATTGAGCGTTTTCGTGGCCTGCGCTCCATCACTCTGAAGGGCAGGCCATGCTTCGCAGACTCCACTTTAGTGCCCAAAGGCTGGGGTGCATACGCATCGCCCTGGGTGGCTGCTTTGGGTCCCGCATACCCGCACCTTAAGTGCATCTTCCTCAAGCGGATGACGGTATCAGACAATGACCTCAGGCTCATCGCGCAGTCATTCCCTCAGTTAAGGGAGCTCTCACTGATGAGCTGCGACAAGTTCAGTGCCACCGGCCTCGCCATAATTGCGGAGCAGTGCAGGCATCTCCATGTGCTTGATCTGATTAATGATAAAGTCGAGGACACAGTGGACAAGCAGGTGGACTGGATCTCTATGTTTCCCAAGCCCAGCACGTCGCTGGAGTCTCTTCTGTTCAGCTGTGTTGACACGCCCTGCAACTTTGAGTCACTGGAGGCCCTTGTCGCGCGCTCACCAGGTCTGTGCCAGCTGGGTGTGAATCGCCATGTGACGGTAGAGCAGCTGTGCTGCCTCATGGCAATCGCTCCCAATCTAACGCACCTTGGCACGGGTGTGTTCCGGTCCAAGACTGGCTACCCTGCAGGTGAGGCCCCTCCATCGGTGTCTGAACTTGCGACATACTTCGCAGCATGCAGGTCACTCCACTCTCTCTCAGGTCTCCAGGACGCCAATCCAGATTACCTCCCTGCGATCTACCCGGTTTGTGCCAATCTCACATCCCTCAACATCAGCTCTGCCACCTTAACAGGGCAACAGCTTGCTCCCATCATTCGCTCCTGTGGCAATCTCCGGACATTCTGTGTGCGCGACTCCATAGGTGATGATGGCCTTTCTGCCATCGCTGAGACGTGCTTAGATCTCCAGGATTTACGAGTGTATCGTTTGCTTCGTGGGAGTGAGCATCATCTCTCAGTATCAGATGTTGGGCTTGAAACTATCTCGAAAGGCTGCCAAAAGCTTAAAACCCTAACATACTATTGTGGAAGCATGACAAATGCAGCAATGGTCATTATGTCCAGCAACTGCCCTAATCTTGAGGTCTTTCGCCTCAGCATTTTGAAAACTTATCTCCCTGATCGGATCACCGGGGAGCCAATGGATGAAGGTTTTGGAGCAATTGTGATGAATTGCAAGAAGCTTTCCAGGCTTTCGACCTCTGGTCTGGTCACGGACAAGGCCTTCGCGTACATTGGGCAATATGGGAAATCGATCAAAACTCTGTCTGTTGCCTTCTCTGGCAATACTGACATGTCACTCAGATATGTGTTTGAAGGATGCACTCGGTTGCAGAAGCTTGAGGTCAGGGAATGTCCTTTTGGTGACGAGGGATTGCTCTCTGGTTTAAGCCACTTTTGGAATATGAGATTCTTGTGGATGAGCTCTTGCAGAGTAACCATGACAGGCTGTAGATACGTAGCTCAGCAAATGCCAAATTTGGTGGCTGAAGTGATTAGTGGCCATTCTGGTAATGAAGATGTGACTGCCGATAATGTTGACCATCTGTATTTATATCGATCTCTTGCAGGACCAAGGGACGACGCCCCTTCATTTGTCAAAATCTTGTAG